TGTGCTTGCAGAGTCATGCTGGCTGCGCAGGCCATCACTATCGGCGCCAGAGCTAAAACCCTTCTTTTCATGACAGGCGCGGGAGCGCAGAGAATTACAATCGTGTCTTGGTTTCAGTCGCCGTAGGAAAATCCGCAGGCGCCTTTTGGCTGACTTTTCCTGTGGCGGCCCATTCGGCCCCGCGCTGCAGGGTGACAATGAAGCCAACGCATTTCAACTGGTCAACGCTGTGGCCCATTGTCGAATGAAAGACGCGGCCCTTCCCGTAGGAAATCGCCATCAAAACCGGCTCCTCTTCTCCCGAGCCACCGGTCTTCGGGTCAGTCATCGCGGACGCCAGCACCGTTACGTTCTTTGCCGGACCGCGCAGCCGGTCGTACAGCTCATCGGAAACGTGCAACCACCCGGCTGGCAACCCTTGCATGATCGGATGGTTGGGTTCGCGCGTTGTCACCACGTAAGGATGCGGTTTGCCATGGCTGCCTCCCGGGCCCGGCAGTTCGAGGGCCACCCATTTCCCATCGCGCAACCGGAGGCAAGAACCTGACTTCGCCGTGCGTCCACCCCAGCCGCCAACCCCTATCATTTCATTATATTCTTTCCAATTCCCAAAAGCGTTATCGGTCGAATGGACCACCACCAACCCGCCGCCGTTCTGCATAAATGTTACGAAAGCCCTCTGGGTCTCCGCAGGCCAGGGGTCGCCATCATAATTCAATACCACCAGATCGTAGGCGGAGAAGTTTGGGCTGAATCCACTCATGTCCTGGCCTTTGGCGGGCGTGGTGGCAATCTCCACGCTAAAAAGCCCGGCGCTTTCCAGTATTCGTTTCAGTTCGACAGTCACCGCGGGCATGTTGTGAGCAGGATTGCTTTGCCCCTCAATGATGAGCGTCTTAATTGGAGCGGCGGAAAGGGAAACCGTGAAAAAAATCGAAGCGAGCGCCAACACGAGAGAAGCGATGAATCGAAAAAGCAATGCGTGGCTGGC
The Verrucomicrobiia bacterium genome window above contains:
- a CDS encoding ThuA domain-containing protein, encoding MPAVTVELKRILESAGLFSVEIATTPAKGQDMSGFSPNFSAYDLVVLNYDGDPWPAETQRAFVTFMQNGGGLVVVHSTDNAFGNWKEYNEMIGVGGWGGRTAKSGSCLRLRDGKWVALELPGPGGSHGKPHPYVVTTREPNHPIMQGLPAGWLHVSDELYDRLRGPAKNVTVLASAMTDPKTGGSGEEEPVLMAISYGKGRVFHSTMGHSVDQLKCVGFIVTLQRGAEWAATGKVSQKAPADFPTATETKTRL